Proteins encoded by one window of Vampirovibrionales bacterium:
- the rnc gene encoding ribonuclease III — MTDYYGISPDRKAQIDSLLALLQVSLPSHEAHYELYDHALTHSSYTYENKLSSLDNYERLEFLGDAVLKLIVSEYLFERFPEYREGELTKIRAVIVSDATLCRFAEHIRLGDYMVFGACEERSGGRRKSSNIACCFEALLGAMFLDGKMAEVRALLLDILQDEVTRVDLSPTKDNYKAVLQEMTQAEGDGLPVYQTVKETGPAHRKTFHIQVLINGEVLGFGKGASKKEAQQEAARMALKSLNALDEDDDPPALSMADASEDD; from the coding sequence ATGACGGACTATTACGGGATTTCTCCCGATCGAAAAGCGCAGATAGACAGTCTCCTGGCATTGCTTCAGGTGAGCTTGCCCAGCCATGAAGCGCATTACGAGCTGTATGACCACGCGCTCACCCACAGTTCCTATACCTACGAAAACAAGCTCTCATCGCTGGACAACTACGAACGGCTGGAGTTTCTAGGCGACGCCGTGCTGAAGCTCATCGTCAGCGAGTATCTGTTTGAGCGGTTTCCGGAGTATCGCGAAGGCGAGCTGACCAAGATTCGCGCCGTTATCGTCAGCGACGCGACGCTATGCCGCTTTGCCGAGCATATCCGCCTGGGCGATTACATGGTGTTTGGCGCCTGTGAAGAGCGCAGCGGCGGCCGTCGCAAGTCATCTAACATTGCCTGCTGTTTTGAGGCCCTCTTAGGGGCGATGTTTCTGGATGGCAAGATGGCCGAAGTGCGCGCCCTGCTGCTGGATATTCTGCAGGACGAAGTGACCCGCGTCGATTTAAGCCCCACCAAAGATAACTACAAGGCCGTCCTGCAGGAAATGACCCAGGCCGAAGGCGATGGCCTGCCGGTTTATCAGACCGTCAAAGAGACCGGCCCGGCGCATCGCAAGACGTTCCATATTCAGGTGCTGATTAACGGCGAAGTCTTGGGGTTTGGCAAAGGCGCCTCCAAAAAGGAGGCCCAGCAAGAGGCCGCCCGTATGGCCCTGAAGTCTCTCAACGCGCTGGACGAAGACGACGACCCGCCCGCGCTCTCGATGGCGGACGCCTCCGAGGATGATTAG
- a CDS encoding O-antigen ligase family protein, whose amino-acid sequence MHASSLTDTLRSAWRRHGYWAVPVALGLLLPALIFGLLPLLGVETLARLLRFPRFFLLMGGVVGLVGYISYFRAIQQRPHWLAFFIVMGWGLLEYGNNLLLGMGVNIRYSPLIMVIFVLPALVIIWRHRLTLWRHTPHFRFYLFFFVWLLTYYFFYNSHATDPQMMAGEGGGLLSDGSVASVQLTAYLYCLLSMGVASVAMLIQSRPRAYFDALNKGLLIVSSLTALYAILGYPVMLTSIMLDGFQRATGLFNHPNPFSHHMGLLMIYLFGVALYYQGENHGRVSGWLMVTAILLNLIAFLLGLSKTAIGVFALSMALLTVLNLSSPIVRRHLPRALAALVILLPLGAFLYATITGTSFTEILEARLEAKESLDWRVETWNYLISNISGWWIFIGHGFTDANAWVYQLTYNNKTNAQPLMMVHNGYIALLYDLGVMGYLMFAAVLALAWRAFRLMSARICEPENRPLLATALAMALYFMVVCGFDEMTYMFDAPILFWTLASTLVTLAWRLSSLSDEHPDTASSGAI is encoded by the coding sequence ATGCACGCTTCCTCGCTCACTGATACGCTTCGCTCCGCGTGGCGCCGTCACGGCTACTGGGCGGTTCCGGTAGCGCTCGGTCTGTTGCTCCCGGCGCTTATTTTTGGGCTGCTCCCCCTGTTGGGCGTCGAAACATTGGCGCGCCTGCTGCGGTTTCCGCGTTTCTTTTTGCTGATGGGCGGAGTCGTGGGCCTTGTGGGCTATATCTCGTATTTTCGAGCCATACAGCAACGTCCGCATTGGCTGGCATTTTTTATCGTGATGGGGTGGGGATTGCTCGAATACGGCAATAACCTGCTCTTGGGGATGGGCGTCAATATCCGCTACAGCCCGCTGATTATGGTTATTTTTGTCTTGCCCGCCCTTGTTATTATCTGGCGGCATCGGCTCACGCTTTGGCGGCATACGCCGCATTTTCGGTTCTATTTGTTCTTTTTTGTCTGGCTGCTGACATATTACTTTTTCTATAATAGCCACGCGACCGATCCGCAAATGATGGCGGGCGAAGGCGGCGGCTTGCTCTCAGACGGCTCTGTGGCCAGCGTGCAGTTAACAGCTTATCTCTATTGCCTGCTCTCAATGGGCGTGGCGAGCGTTGCCATGTTGATTCAGTCTCGCCCGCGCGCGTATTTTGACGCTCTGAATAAGGGTTTATTAATTGTCTCCAGCCTGACGGCGCTTTACGCGATTCTCGGTTACCCTGTCATGCTTACCAGCATTATGCTGGATGGTTTTCAGCGCGCAACCGGCCTGTTTAATCACCCAAATCCGTTTTCGCATCATATGGGCCTCTTGATGATCTATCTGTTCGGGGTGGCGCTGTATTATCAGGGCGAGAATCACGGGCGGGTTTCCGGTTGGCTGATGGTGACGGCCATTCTGCTTAATCTCATCGCCTTTTTATTGGGCCTTTCCAAAACAGCCATTGGCGTGTTTGCGCTGTCGATGGCGCTGCTCACGGTTCTGAATCTGTCGTCTCCCATTGTGCGCCGTCACTTGCCCCGAGCCCTTGCGGCGCTGGTGATTCTACTGCCGTTGGGGGCGTTCTTATACGCGACGATTACCGGAACCAGTTTTACGGAGATTCTCGAGGCGCGCCTCGAAGCCAAAGAAAGTCTGGATTGGCGCGTCGAAACCTGGAATTACCTCATCTCCAATATTTCGGGCTGGTGGATTTTCATCGGGCATGGGTTTACGGACGCCAATGCCTGGGTGTATCAGTTGACCTATAACAACAAAACCAACGCCCAGCCGCTGATGATGGTGCATAACGGCTATATCGCCCTGCTCTATGATCTGGGCGTCATGGGTTATTTGATGTTTGCTGCCGTGCTGGCTCTGGCGTGGCGCGCGTTTCGCTTAATGAGCGCGCGTATTTGCGAGCCCGAAAACCGGCCGCTGCTGGCGACGGCATTGGCCATGGCGCTGTATTTTATGGTGGTGTGCGGCTTTGATGAAATGACCTATATGTTTGACGCGCCTATCCTGTTCTGGACGCTGGCTTCCACGCTGGTGACGCTTGCGTGGCGACTTTCTTCGTTATCGGACGAACATCCCGATACCGCGTCGTCCGGAGCGATTTGA
- a CDS encoding glycosyltransferase translates to MSFSPKPEADSAADDRQRPLVSVIMPAHNAADYIGEAIESVLSQTYPYWELLVVDDASSDATGAIVQEYQSRDPRVRYFPVERIGHPAGVRNHGFRQAQGDLIAFMDADDAYFPDALARLSAVLLAEPRATAAFGFASYMDETGAAFEKQPILLTSLGEGRVGPPAGYPKSWPDIVSGDITCMLPGLMLRRSVRERVGFFNEALCGPEDYEYYVRLYLDDYEGVRCLPAYIYRYRIHSASLTKSPEHVERVLESCLKIFDWLFGSEPRLPQECRQYRSQAYAGVYRYLARERLLNNQPGLCRKVAARAWGDPNVTRGQWFRKILPLTLRSVIPHGLDQWFVRLRWQLRRALSGA, encoded by the coding sequence ATGTCCTTTTCCCCCAAACCTGAAGCTGATTCTGCCGCTGACGACCGCCAACGGCCTTTGGTTTCCGTCATTATGCCGGCCCATAATGCCGCCGATTATATTGGCGAGGCCATTGAGTCGGTTCTCTCGCAGACTTATCCATACTGGGAGCTGCTGGTGGTCGATGACGCCTCGTCTGACGCGACGGGCGCCATTGTTCAGGAGTACCAGTCTCGCGATCCGCGCGTGCGGTATTTTCCCGTCGAGCGAATCGGGCATCCCGCCGGCGTGCGCAATCACGGGTTCCGTCAGGCTCAGGGCGATTTAATCGCCTTTATGGATGCCGATGACGCTTATTTCCCGGACGCGCTGGCGCGCTTGTCTGCTGTCCTGCTAGCCGAGCCGCGCGCGACGGCCGCTTTTGGGTTCGCGTCGTATATGGATGAAACCGGCGCGGCCTTCGAGAAGCAGCCCATTCTATTGACGTCGCTGGGAGAAGGGCGCGTGGGACCGCCTGCGGGCTATCCTAAATCGTGGCCCGACATTGTTTCCGGCGATATTACCTGTATGTTGCCGGGTCTGATGCTACGGCGCAGCGTGCGCGAGCGCGTGGGATTTTTCAACGAGGCCCTCTGCGGTCCCGAAGACTACGAATATTACGTTCGCCTGTATCTGGACGATTACGAAGGCGTGCGTTGTCTGCCTGCCTATATCTACCGTTACCGGATTCATTCGGCGAGTCTGACCAAGTCGCCTGAGCATGTCGAGCGCGTGCTGGAGAGCTGCCTTAAGATATTTGACTGGCTGTTTGGCTCAGAGCCTCGCTTGCCGCAGGAATGCCGCCAATACCGTTCGCAGGCTTATGCCGGGGTGTATCGCTATCTGGCGCGGGAGCGGCTTTTGAACAATCAGCCGGGCTTGTGCCGAAAAGTCGCGGCGCGCGCCTGGGGCGATCCCAACGTCACGCGCGGGCAATGGTTCAGAAAAATTTTACCGTTAACGCTTCGCTCGGTTATTCCGCACGGGTTGGACCAATGGTTCGTGCGCCTGCGCTGGCAACTGCGGCGGGCGTTAAGCGGCGCCTGA
- the ruvB gene encoding Holliday junction branch migration DNA helicase RuvB, giving the protein MTVQFGSSSAPQEPRAAVDDTQASTPVRSRLLRAQESPEDERLEQTIRPRALDEYIGQSALKETLRISLEAARGRNEPLEHTLFYGPPGLGKTTLAMALAHEMGAGILITSAPALERPRDVIGLLMSLEPGQTLFIDEIHRLNKVAEEILYPAMEDFMLDRTIGKGQATKILRVPLPPFTLMGATTKAGSIAGPLRDRFGMAWRLQFYSPEELQQILTRSAGILGIALSPCGARAIALRARGTPRIVNRLLRRVRDYAAVSRCDAIDKACADAALDLFEIDALGLDPTDRQLLSTMIQGFDGGPVGLETLAAALGEDARTLEDVCEPYLLQAGLLHRTPRGRMATAAARRHLGFPPAQTPESPLVTQTRLWANAHDGYGSDKDN; this is encoded by the coding sequence ATGACGGTTCAGTTTGGCAGTTCGTCCGCTCCGCAAGAGCCGCGCGCCGCTGTGGACGACACGCAGGCCTCAACGCCCGTACGCAGCCGCCTGCTTCGCGCGCAGGAATCGCCGGAAGATGAGCGCCTGGAGCAGACCATCCGACCGCGCGCCCTTGATGAATACATCGGGCAAAGCGCCCTGAAAGAAACACTGCGCATTAGTCTGGAAGCCGCCCGGGGACGTAACGAACCCCTTGAGCACACCCTGTTTTACGGCCCCCCCGGCCTCGGAAAAACCACGCTTGCCATGGCGCTCGCCCATGAGATGGGCGCCGGGATTCTCATCACCTCCGCCCCTGCCCTGGAGAGGCCGCGCGACGTCATCGGCCTGCTCATGTCGCTCGAGCCGGGGCAAACGCTGTTTATCGATGAGATTCACCGCCTCAATAAAGTCGCCGAAGAGATCCTGTACCCGGCCATGGAAGATTTCATGCTGGATCGCACGATTGGCAAGGGCCAGGCAACCAAAATCCTGCGGGTGCCCCTGCCGCCGTTTACCTTGATGGGCGCCACCACCAAGGCCGGCTCCATTGCAGGCCCGCTGCGCGATCGTTTCGGCATGGCGTGGCGGCTTCAGTTCTACTCGCCTGAAGAACTCCAGCAGATTTTGACGCGTTCAGCCGGGATTCTGGGTATTGCGCTGTCGCCCTGCGGCGCGCGGGCCATCGCCTTACGAGCGCGCGGAACCCCGCGAATCGTCAATCGCCTGTTACGCCGCGTGCGCGATTACGCCGCCGTCAGCCGCTGCGACGCTATTGATAAAGCCTGCGCTGATGCTGCGCTGGATCTATTTGAAATTGACGCGCTGGGGCTCGATCCGACGGATCGCCAATTACTGTCAACGATGATTCAAGGCTTCGACGGCGGCCCCGTCGGGCTGGAAACTCTGGCCGCAGCTCTGGGCGAAGACGCCCGCACGCTGGAAGACGTCTGCGAGCCGTATCTCTTGCAAGCGGGACTCCTGCACCGAACGCCGCGCGGACGGATGGCGACCGCCGCAGCGCGCCGTCATCTGGGGTTTCCGCCCGCCCAGACGCCAGAATCTCCGCTGGTAACGCAGACCCGGCTTTGGGCAAACGCGCATGACGGATACGGGAGTGACAAAGACAATTAG
- a CDS encoding oligosaccharide flippase family protein: protein MASRRFLGGMLSGAGSVVVRQGLNLALVPVVIYYLGVEPFGLYMMLVGLQELTQLLDLGFGNAAVRLLSATQADRDRPDNAQSRRELMTIAHSLFALLGALAVGAGFALAPAFPVWFGVSPALADVSRLALILMAIEGGLTLYVSYFRALLLSHCLHQWSNIADTVYNLVGIGGGLAMVAFGYGLPGLLAARLLGALLKIAIITTHALRVEPMAFWPGVAFCRASFIKLVSLTGHAMAVNVSVIVSHKIDTLVIGAFLGVSSVGYYEMAFRLPGSALQLCVRISEGAFPLFARFMTPACAASADTDKEKARLLFLRMSALNGFLISMMLLAITFYYPDLFRLFSAGKMALGPSLAVLAVSVPIIWSGALQIPACYFLYAANRQRYLTVSSVLAALANVVISLALVKPFGIVGVALGTLIPQLIQHQFSLIAESCRELGVSLRTYLAAVHGPTLVAVLGAWAALTLIETLLPHGGASRLLEIAATVSLVLGLATWAWFTWTASAAERAMARDVLLAPLQRRLRRADPIP, encoded by the coding sequence ATGGCCTCACGGCGCTTTCTGGGAGGCATGCTCAGCGGCGCGGGCAGCGTGGTCGTGCGCCAAGGCTTGAATCTGGCGCTGGTGCCTGTTGTTATCTACTATCTGGGCGTCGAGCCCTTTGGCTTATACATGATGCTGGTGGGCTTGCAGGAGCTGACCCAATTGCTCGATCTGGGCTTCGGCAATGCGGCGGTGCGTCTGCTGTCCGCCACGCAGGCTGATCGCGACCGCCCCGATAATGCCCAGTCGCGCCGCGAGTTGATGACAATTGCCCATAGCCTCTTCGCCTTGCTAGGGGCGCTTGCTGTGGGGGCGGGCTTTGCGCTGGCGCCGGCTTTCCCCGTGTGGTTCGGGGTTTCACCCGCGCTGGCGGATGTCTCGCGTCTGGCGCTAATCCTCATGGCGATTGAGGGCGGGCTTACGCTTTATGTGAGTTATTTTCGGGCCTTGCTGCTGAGCCATTGCCTGCATCAATGGAGCAACATTGCCGATACGGTTTACAATCTTGTCGGTATTGGCGGCGGTCTGGCGATGGTCGCCTTCGGCTACGGGCTGCCCGGCCTGCTGGCGGCTCGTCTACTGGGCGCGCTGCTGAAGATTGCCATTATTACGACGCACGCCTTGCGGGTTGAGCCCATGGCCTTTTGGCCGGGCGTGGCTTTTTGTCGGGCGTCGTTTATAAAACTGGTGTCGCTTACCGGCCATGCCATGGCGGTGAACGTCAGCGTCATTGTGTCTCATAAGATCGACACGCTGGTAATCGGCGCGTTTCTGGGCGTTTCGTCGGTAGGTTACTACGAAATGGCCTTCCGCTTGCCGGGATCGGCGCTTCAGTTGTGCGTGCGTATCAGCGAGGGCGCGTTTCCCCTGTTCGCGCGTTTCATGACCCCTGCTTGCGCCGCCAGCGCTGATACGGACAAAGAGAAAGCGCGCCTGTTGTTCTTGCGTATGAGCGCGCTCAACGGATTCCTAATCAGCATGATGCTGCTGGCAATTACGTTTTATTATCCCGATCTGTTCCGCTTGTTTTCTGCCGGGAAGATGGCCTTGGGGCCGTCGCTGGCCGTGCTGGCCGTTTCTGTTCCGATTATCTGGAGCGGGGCTTTGCAGATTCCTGCGTGTTATTTCCTGTATGCGGCCAATCGTCAGCGTTATCTGACCGTCTCCAGTGTACTGGCGGCGCTGGCCAATGTTGTCATCAGTCTGGCGCTGGTAAAGCCTTTTGGCATTGTCGGCGTGGCGCTGGGGACGTTGATTCCTCAACTCATCCAGCATCAGTTCAGCCTGATCGCCGAAAGTTGCCGCGAATTGGGCGTCAGCCTGCGCACGTATCTGGCGGCGGTGCATGGTCCCACGCTGGTGGCGGTGCTGGGCGCGTGGGCCGCTCTGACCCTGATAGAAACCCTCTTGCCGCATGGCGGCGCGTCGCGTCTGCTTGAGATTGCGGCGACCGTTAGCCTGGTGTTGGGCTTGGCGACGTGGGCGTGGTTTACGTGGACGGCCTCTGCGGCGGAACGCGCCATGGCGCGCGATGTCTTATTGGCGCCCTTGCAACGCCGATTGCGGCGCGCGGATCCGATCCCGTGA